A region from the Ralstonia pickettii genome encodes:
- a CDS encoding GntT/GntP/DsdX family permease: MVPMQGNSLLLTAALAVVALIYLIAVQKLNPFVTLIVVSLVLGVVVGMPMGNIVKAFETGVGNTLGHIALVVGLGTMLGKMMAESGGAERIAKTLISAFGEKNAHWAMMVVAFIIGLPVFFEVGFVLLIPIAFNVAKRTGTPILLVGLPMVAGLSVVHGLIPPHPAALLAVTAYQADIGKTIMYALIVGLPTAILAGPLWAMLVSRYVKPDENNPLAAQFVEADQKRELPGFGVTLFTILLPVVLMLIGSWADLIVPPKTLANDILKLAGNSVMALLIAAIVSFYTFGKARGFNRDTILKFTNECLAPIATITLVVGAGGGFGQILRDSGVSKAIVAVATDAHLSPLLLGWVVAVLIRIATGSATVAMTTARGIVAPIAAASGAAVKPELMVLATGAGSLILSHVNDGGFWLVKEYFNLTVPQTFKTWTVLETIISIVALLLTLALATVV; this comes from the coding sequence ATGGTCCCGATGCAAGGCAACTCGCTACTGCTGACCGCCGCGCTGGCGGTGGTCGCACTGATCTACCTGATTGCTGTCCAGAAACTGAACCCGTTCGTTACGCTGATCGTCGTCTCGCTTGTGCTGGGCGTGGTGGTTGGCATGCCGATGGGCAATATCGTCAAGGCATTTGAAACCGGGGTGGGCAACACGCTCGGCCACATCGCCCTGGTGGTGGGCCTCGGGACGATGCTCGGCAAGATGATGGCGGAATCAGGCGGGGCCGAGCGCATCGCCAAAACGCTCATCAGTGCCTTTGGCGAGAAAAACGCGCACTGGGCCATGATGGTCGTGGCGTTCATCATCGGCTTGCCGGTGTTTTTCGAAGTCGGCTTCGTGCTGCTGATCCCGATTGCCTTCAACGTGGCCAAGCGCACGGGCACGCCGATCCTGCTGGTGGGCCTGCCGATGGTGGCCGGTCTGTCGGTCGTGCATGGCCTGATCCCGCCGCATCCGGCCGCGCTGCTGGCGGTGACGGCATACCAGGCAGACATCGGCAAGACCATCATGTATGCGCTGATCGTCGGCCTGCCGACCGCCATCCTGGCTGGTCCGCTGTGGGCCATGCTGGTTTCGCGCTACGTCAAGCCGGACGAAAACAACCCGCTGGCCGCGCAGTTTGTTGAAGCCGACCAGAAGCGCGAGCTGCCGGGCTTTGGCGTGACGCTGTTCACGATCCTGCTGCCGGTGGTGCTGATGCTGATCGGCAGCTGGGCCGACCTGATCGTCCCGCCCAAGACGCTGGCAAACGACATCCTGAAGCTGGCCGGCAACTCGGTGATGGCCCTGCTGATTGCCGCCATCGTGAGCTTCTACACGTTCGGCAAGGCACGCGGCTTCAATCGCGACACCATCCTCAAGTTCACCAACGAGTGTCTGGCCCCGATCGCCACGATCACGCTGGTGGTGGGCGCGGGCGGCGGCTTCGGCCAGATCCTGCGTGATTCGGGGGTGTCGAAGGCCATCGTGGCCGTCGCCACCGATGCACATCTGTCGCCGCTGCTGCTGGGCTGGGTGGTGGCCGTGCTGATCCGCATCGCAACGGGTTCGGCCACGGTGGCCATGACGACCGCCCGCGGTATCGTCGCCCCAATCGCCGCAGCGTCAGGCGCCGCCGTCAAGCCGGAGCTGATGGTGCTGGCCACGGGTGCCGGTTCCCTGATCCTGTCGCACGTGAACGACGGCGGCTTCTGGCTGGTGAAGGAGTACTTCAACCTGACCGTGCCGCAAACCTTCAAGACGTGGACGGTGCTGGAGACCATCATCTCGATCGTTGCGCTGCTGCTTACGCTGGCGCTGGCGACCGTTGTTTAA
- a CDS encoding N-acyl-D-amino-acid deacylase family protein: MQQYDTVIRQVRIVDGSGHDPEATLFDVAITDGRITAIATSDSTAWLGNEEIAGDGRALAPGFIDVHTHDDTNVIRTPDMLCKVSQGITTVIVGNCGISASPATLKGDPPDPMNLLGPASAFAYPTFASYVNAVERAQPAVNVAALVGHTALRNNHLDRLDRPATAGEVEGMRAQLREALAHGALGLSTGLAYANAFASTTEEVMGLAEPLAEAGAIYTTHLRTEFAAILDAMDEAYRVGKHARVPVVISHLKCAGAANWGRAGEVLESIEGAQRYQPVGCDCYPYTASSSTLDLKQVTDEFDIFITWSEPEAGMAGQTLKEIAAAWGTDLMDAARRLQPAGAVYHNMSAQDLDRIITHPATVIGSDGLPNDPKPHPRLWGAFPRVLGYYSRERKLLSLAAAVRKMTGQSAERFGLTERGLVREGYWADLVLFDPETVRDVATFTDPQQPATGIAAVWVNGHLSYQGGAAQPAVRTPGAGRFLKRGPRAPATACTETH; encoded by the coding sequence ATGCAGCAGTACGACACCGTCATCCGTCAGGTCCGCATTGTCGACGGCAGCGGCCACGACCCCGAGGCCACGCTGTTCGACGTGGCCATTACCGACGGCCGCATCACCGCCATTGCCACATCCGACTCCACCGCCTGGCTGGGGAACGAGGAAATCGCCGGCGACGGCCGCGCCCTTGCCCCGGGCTTCATCGACGTGCATACGCACGACGACACCAACGTGATCCGCACGCCCGACATGCTGTGCAAGGTGTCGCAGGGCATTACGACTGTGATCGTGGGCAACTGCGGCATCAGCGCGTCGCCCGCAACGCTCAAGGGCGACCCGCCCGATCCGATGAACCTGCTGGGGCCTGCCAGCGCGTTTGCGTACCCGACCTTCGCCTCGTACGTGAACGCCGTCGAACGCGCGCAACCGGCTGTGAACGTTGCCGCGCTGGTCGGGCACACGGCACTGCGCAATAACCATCTGGACCGTCTCGACCGCCCCGCCACCGCTGGCGAGGTTGAAGGCATGCGCGCGCAGTTGCGCGAGGCGCTTGCCCACGGCGCGCTCGGCCTGTCGACAGGTCTGGCCTACGCCAACGCCTTTGCGTCGACCACCGAAGAAGTGATGGGCCTGGCGGAGCCGCTGGCCGAAGCTGGCGCGATCTACACGACGCATCTGCGTACAGAATTTGCGGCGATTCTCGATGCGATGGACGAGGCGTACCGCGTCGGCAAACATGCGCGCGTGCCGGTCGTGATCTCACACCTGAAATGCGCGGGCGCTGCAAACTGGGGCCGCGCGGGCGAGGTGCTGGAATCCATCGAAGGTGCACAGCGCTATCAGCCGGTGGGTTGCGACTGCTACCCATACACCGCAAGCTCGTCCACGTTGGACCTCAAGCAGGTGACGGACGAATTCGACATCTTCATCACGTGGTCGGAGCCGGAAGCGGGCATGGCCGGACAGACGCTCAAGGAAATTGCTGCCGCGTGGGGCACCGACCTGATGGACGCGGCGCGCCGCCTGCAGCCGGCGGGCGCTGTCTACCACAACATGTCGGCGCAAGACCTGGACCGCATCATCACGCACCCCGCTACCGTCATCGGCTCCGACGGCCTGCCGAACGATCCGAAACCGCACCCGCGTCTTTGGGGCGCCTTCCCGCGCGTGCTGGGCTACTACAGCCGGGAACGCAAGCTGCTGTCGCTGGCAGCGGCCGTGCGCAAGATGACGGGCCAGTCCGCCGAGCGCTTCGGCCTGACCGAACGCGGCCTGGTGCGCGAGGGCTACTGGGCCGATCTCGTACTGTTCGACCCCGAAACCGTACGCGATGTCGCCACCTTTACCGACCCGCAGCAACCGGCGACGGGCATTGCGGCGGTGTGGGTGAACGGCCATCTGTCGTATCAGGGCGGCGCCGCGCAGCCCGCCGTGCGAACACCCGGCGCGGGTCGCTTCCTCAAGCGCGGCCCGCGTGCGCCTGCAACGGCGTGCACCGAAACTCACTGA
- a CDS encoding MdtA/MuxA family multidrug efflux RND transporter periplasmic adaptor subunit, translating to MSDPKDQKPGQFDDAGRRQYDGNETPHEVSPTLLPPPREGGKRRRWGIWLVIVLLVLIGYAVYHAKYRNAGGPGSSGGPGGRGASMANKPMPVMVGTAVKGDINVVLSALGNVTPVNNVTVKTRVDGQLVRLAFTEGQTVKAGDLLAEVDPRTYQAQLAQAEGQLARDQALLQNAKLDLQRYQTLLSQDSISKQQVDTQAALVRQYDGTVKLDQGNVDNARVQLSYTRITAPVSGRVGLRQVDPGNIVHASDTNGIVVITQIDPITVIYSIPEDNLPKVMPRLQSGDKLPVEAWDRSQTTQLARGVLMTVDNTIDNTTGTVKLRAQFPNQNAMLFPNQFVNVRMRVDTLRDVVIVPGAAIQRGTQGTFVYVVGDDNKVALRLVKLGVTEGDRVSVAQGLQPGERVVIDGADKLRDGSPVEVIQPGAAAASAPAAGQGHQGGRHRRSPGGASAPAASAPAAKP from the coding sequence ATGTCCGATCCCAAGGACCAGAAGCCCGGTCAGTTTGATGACGCCGGTCGCCGTCAATACGACGGGAACGAGACGCCCCACGAGGTGTCTCCGACGCTGCTGCCGCCCCCGCGCGAGGGCGGCAAGCGCCGTCGCTGGGGCATCTGGTTGGTGATCGTTCTCCTGGTGCTGATCGGCTATGCGGTCTATCACGCGAAATATCGCAATGCCGGTGGCCCGGGCAGCTCAGGCGGCCCCGGCGGGCGCGGCGCGTCCATGGCCAACAAGCCCATGCCGGTGATGGTCGGCACGGCCGTCAAGGGCGACATCAACGTGGTCCTGTCAGCGCTCGGCAACGTGACCCCGGTCAACAACGTGACGGTCAAGACACGCGTGGACGGCCAGCTCGTGCGCCTGGCGTTTACCGAAGGCCAGACCGTCAAGGCCGGCGACCTGCTGGCCGAGGTCGACCCGCGCACCTATCAGGCACAGCTCGCCCAGGCGGAAGGTCAGCTTGCGCGCGATCAGGCGCTGCTGCAGAACGCGAAGCTCGACCTGCAGCGCTATCAGACGCTGCTCTCGCAGGATTCGATCTCCAAGCAGCAGGTGGATACGCAGGCCGCGCTCGTGCGCCAATACGACGGCACGGTCAAGCTGGACCAGGGCAACGTTGACAACGCGCGCGTGCAGCTCTCCTATACGCGCATCACCGCCCCGGTATCTGGCCGGGTTGGCCTGCGCCAGGTCGATCCGGGCAACATCGTGCATGCGTCCGACACCAACGGCATCGTCGTCATCACGCAGATCGACCCGATCACCGTCATCTATTCCATTCCCGAAGACAACCTGCCCAAGGTCATGCCGCGCCTGCAGTCGGGCGACAAGCTTCCGGTGGAAGCGTGGGACCGCAGCCAGACCACGCAACTCGCGCGTGGCGTGCTGATGACGGTGGACAACACCATCGACAACACCACCGGCACGGTCAAGCTGCGCGCGCAGTTCCCGAACCAGAACGCGATGCTGTTTCCCAATCAGTTCGTGAACGTTCGCATGCGGGTCGATACGCTGCGCGACGTGGTGATCGTGCCGGGTGCCGCCATCCAGCGCGGCACGCAGGGCACCTTCGTCTACGTGGTGGGCGACGACAACAAGGTGGCGCTACGCCTGGTCAAGCTGGGCGTGACCGAAGGTGATCGTGTATCGGTGGCGCAAGGCCTGCAGCCGGGCGAGCGCGTGGTGATCGACGGTGCCGACAAGCTGCGCGACGGCTCGCCGGTGGAAGTGATCCAGCCGGGTGCCGCCGCTGCAAGCGCACCCGCCGCCGGCCAAGGCCATCAAGGCGGGCGTCATCGCCGTAGCCCGGGTGGCGCTTCGGCACCCGCCGCGAGTGCCCCGGCTGCCAAACCGTAA
- a CDS encoding response regulator, whose product MSGTKILVVDDDVELRDLLREYLTQQGFAVSVLHDGDGLAARLERERPALVVLDLMMPKVDGLSALRDLRARNDDVPVILLTARSDEIDRIIGLEIGADDYLGKPFSPRELLARINAVLRRRLAVPASAPEDRDSFSFGPFKLNFRMRTLFRGDSALAISDTEFALLKLLIGHAMQVLTREHIVELMYGPGSGVSDRGIDVQIWRLRRVLDEDAQRPRYIQTVRGRGYTFVPDEREEFNEVQ is encoded by the coding sequence ATGAGCGGCACCAAGATCCTGGTCGTCGATGACGACGTCGAACTGCGCGACCTCCTGCGCGAATACCTGACCCAGCAGGGCTTTGCCGTTTCCGTGCTGCATGACGGCGATGGCCTGGCCGCCCGGCTCGAGCGCGAGCGCCCCGCGCTGGTCGTCCTCGATTTGATGATGCCCAAGGTAGATGGCCTGTCGGCCCTGCGTGACCTGCGCGCCCGCAACGACGACGTGCCGGTCATCCTGCTCACCGCCCGCAGCGACGAGATCGACCGCATCATCGGCCTGGAAATCGGCGCCGACGACTACCTCGGCAAGCCGTTTTCGCCACGCGAGCTGCTTGCGCGCATCAACGCCGTGCTGCGCCGACGCCTGGCCGTGCCGGCCTCCGCACCGGAAGACCGCGACAGCTTCAGCTTCGGGCCGTTCAAGCTCAACTTCCGCATGCGCACGCTGTTTCGTGGCGACAGCGCGCTCGCCATCAGCGATACCGAGTTCGCATTGCTCAAGCTGCTGATCGGTCACGCGATGCAGGTGCTCACGCGCGAGCACATCGTCGAGTTGATGTACGGGCCGGGCAGCGGCGTGTCCGACCGGGGCATCGACGTGCAGATCTGGCGCCTGCGTCGCGTGCTCGACGAGGACGCCCAGCGCCCCCGCTATATCCAGACCGTGCGCGGCCGCGGCTACACCTTCGTGCCGGACGAGCGGGAAGAGTTCAATGAAGTTCAATAA
- a CDS encoding ArnT family glycosyltransferase, whose amino-acid sequence MESRLSSSRRSPWMVLLVVALIGVFLALWTDDLFQRSTLFRPDEGRYAEIPREMVVSGDWVTPRLNDLKYFEKPPLQYWTTAATFEAFGVNAWGARLWPVLFGLGGILMTAWTLAVYRGGRTAATGAAILASSLLYLLFGQVITLDMGVGFFLTVGACGFALAQRSGASRGGRLAWMLVVWLALAGATLTKGLIGLVVPGLIGVAYLLMTRDWALIRRMHWLPGLALYLIATVPWFVIVQQRNPEFFNFFFIHEHFQRFLTNEHHRSGKWWYFIAVGAAGLLPWTPLLFAAIGRRIGRVADLFVGTRQFDLMRWSIAWAAMIFLFFSVSSSKLPGYIVPAFPALAIVLALALEKMPTRAVAWSLGVNLLIAIGLWFAVPVIGAKAGAKMPAEQVAVAMPALRQVMAMLAVGTLAALVALRWQRRTVAVVVLSISALFCWDRVLNASEIFRDALSARDVIEKTLNATGPIPPETPFYSVEWLDQTAIYYLGRPMTLVSGFDELEMGAGLEPSKVVATTAEWIRRWTDGPPAYAFMRRTTWQNLQAAGVPMRLVAESADKVVVARR is encoded by the coding sequence ATGGAATCCCGCCTCTCTTCTTCCCGCCGCTCGCCATGGATGGTGTTGCTCGTTGTCGCGCTCATCGGCGTGTTCCTTGCGCTGTGGACGGACGACCTGTTCCAGCGGTCCACCCTGTTCCGACCCGATGAAGGCCGCTATGCGGAGATCCCACGCGAGATGGTGGTCTCTGGCGACTGGGTAACGCCGCGCCTGAACGATCTCAAGTACTTCGAAAAGCCGCCTCTGCAATACTGGACGACCGCTGCCACGTTCGAGGCATTTGGAGTCAACGCCTGGGGCGCGCGCCTGTGGCCGGTTCTGTTCGGGCTGGGTGGCATCCTGATGACGGCATGGACGCTGGCGGTCTATCGGGGTGGGCGCACGGCGGCGACCGGCGCGGCGATTCTGGCGTCGTCGCTGCTGTATCTGCTGTTCGGGCAGGTCATCACGCTCGACATGGGCGTGGGCTTTTTCCTGACTGTGGGTGCGTGCGGTTTTGCGCTGGCGCAGCGGTCGGGCGCATCGCGTGGCGGACGGCTCGCCTGGATGCTCGTGGTGTGGTTGGCGCTCGCAGGCGCGACGCTCACCAAGGGATTGATCGGGCTGGTCGTGCCCGGCTTGATCGGTGTGGCGTATCTGCTGATGACGCGCGACTGGGCGCTGATCCGCCGCATGCATTGGCTGCCGGGCCTGGCGCTGTACCTGATCGCGACGGTGCCGTGGTTCGTGATCGTGCAGCAGCGCAACCCAGAGTTCTTCAACTTTTTCTTCATCCACGAGCATTTTCAGCGCTTCCTCACCAACGAGCACCATCGCAGCGGCAAATGGTGGTACTTCATCGCGGTGGGCGCGGCCGGGTTGCTGCCATGGACACCCCTTCTGTTTGCAGCCATCGGACGGCGGATTGGTCGCGTGGCCGATCTCTTTGTCGGCACGCGGCAGTTTGACTTGATGCGCTGGTCGATTGCCTGGGCGGCGATGATCTTCCTGTTCTTTTCGGTATCCAGTTCGAAGCTGCCCGGCTACATCGTGCCGGCCTTCCCCGCGCTGGCGATTGTGCTGGCCCTGGCGCTGGAGAAAATGCCGACGCGCGCGGTTGCGTGGTCGCTGGGCGTCAATCTGCTGATCGCCATTGGGCTGTGGTTTGCCGTGCCGGTCATCGGCGCCAAGGCCGGCGCGAAGATGCCTGCCGAACAGGTTGCCGTGGCCATGCCTGCGTTGCGTCAGGTGATGGCCATGCTGGCCGTCGGCACGCTCGCTGCACTCGTGGCGCTGCGTTGGCAGAGGCGCACCGTGGCCGTGGTCGTCCTGTCGATCTCGGCCCTGTTCTGCTGGGACCGCGTGCTCAACGCGAGCGAGATCTTCCGCGATGCGTTGTCTGCGCGGGATGTCATCGAAAAGACGCTGAATGCGACGGGGCCAATTCCGCCCGAGACGCCGTTCTACTCCGTCGAGTGGCTGGACCAAACGGCCATCTATTACCTTGGTCGACCGATGACACTGGTGTCGGGCTTTGACGAACTCGAAATGGGCGCCGGGCTTGAACCGAGCAAGGTCGTTGCTACCACGGCCGAATGGATTCGGCGCTGGACCGATGGGCCGCCCGCCTACGCCTTCATGCGCCGCACGACATGGCAGAACCTGCAAGCTGCCGGCGTGCCGATGCGGCTCGTGGCCGAATCCGCCGACAAGGTGGTGGTGGCGCGGCGGTAA
- a CDS encoding ATP-binding protein yields the protein MKFNKVRPRFDTLFGRLAGLIVVVLVLSHFSWLGVLRTERRERQFQASVDQMAFQLQAFQAAMDGHLKVKLPDLVSETADPPAGDASSASDKSAELVRQLARRLPSDTQLRLEAGPTPRVFVRFPQRSKWIAMPLVWVHAPPTISAVVPGVMVVLAIAIAFSLFAAWQIQRPVRELADAAGALARRRYVPPLKERGPYELRQLTEQFNHMAADLSATDEERNTMLAGIAHDLKTPLSRLRLRAEMLADQKAGAGIERDVESMSAIVEQFLAYAQSGDGEAREVSVDRHLRGLVQPFAEHGKHVALDLHAGDGFRLKPTHLERIVVNLLDNAFAYGAEPVNVRTAVDDASYTLTVEDHGMGIPAADFDRVMRPFVRLDPARGGNAHCGLGLAIVDRLVRHLGGDLAVGPTAADASAPGFRITMRFPVSTAAA from the coding sequence ATGAAGTTCAATAAGGTCCGCCCCAGATTCGACACGCTGTTCGGCCGGTTGGCCGGTTTGATCGTGGTGGTGCTCGTGCTCAGCCATTTCTCTTGGCTGGGCGTGCTGCGTACAGAACGCCGGGAGCGGCAGTTCCAGGCGTCGGTAGACCAGATGGCGTTCCAGCTGCAGGCCTTCCAGGCAGCGATGGACGGTCATTTGAAGGTCAAGCTGCCGGACCTCGTGAGCGAAACCGCCGACCCGCCCGCAGGCGATGCGTCGTCGGCATCCGACAAGTCTGCGGAGCTGGTGCGTCAACTTGCGCGCCGCTTGCCTTCCGACACGCAGTTGCGATTGGAAGCGGGCCCTACGCCCCGCGTGTTTGTGCGCTTTCCGCAGCGGAGCAAGTGGATTGCCATGCCGCTGGTGTGGGTGCATGCGCCGCCCACCATCTCGGCCGTCGTGCCTGGCGTGATGGTGGTGCTGGCGATCGCCATTGCGTTTTCGCTGTTTGCGGCGTGGCAGATCCAGCGCCCCGTGCGCGAACTGGCCGATGCTGCCGGCGCGCTCGCCAGGCGCCGTTACGTGCCCCCGCTCAAGGAGCGCGGCCCCTACGAGCTTCGCCAGTTGACCGAGCAGTTCAACCATATGGCTGCTGACCTGTCGGCTACCGACGAAGAGCGCAATACCATGCTTGCCGGCATTGCGCACGACCTGAAGACGCCGCTCTCGCGCCTGCGCCTGCGTGCCGAAATGCTGGCCGACCAGAAAGCCGGCGCCGGTATCGAGCGCGACGTCGAATCCATGTCGGCGATCGTCGAGCAGTTTCTGGCCTACGCGCAAAGCGGCGACGGCGAGGCGCGCGAGGTGTCGGTCGACCGCCATCTGCGCGGCCTGGTGCAGCCCTTTGCCGAGCACGGCAAGCATGTCGCGCTCGATCTGCATGCCGGGGACGGCTTCCGCCTTAAGCCGACGCATCTGGAGCGCATTGTCGTCAATCTGCTCGACAATGCGTTCGCGTATGGCGCGGAGCCTGTCAACGTGCGCACCGCCGTGGACGACGCCAGCTATACGCTGACGGTGGAAGATCACGGCATGGGCATCCCCGCCGCCGATTTTGACCGCGTCATGCGGCCGTTCGTGCGCCTGGACCCGGCGCGCGGCGGCAATGCGCACTGCGGGCTCGGCCTGGCCATTGTCGATCGGTTGGTGCGTCACCTGGGCGGCGATCTCGCAGTCGGGCCGACAGCGGCGGACGCGTCGGCGCCAGGTTTTCGGATCACCATGCGGTTTCCGGTCTCGACCGCGGCGGCCTGA
- a CDS encoding bifunctional 4-hydroxy-2-oxoglutarate aldolase/2-dehydro-3-deoxy-phosphogluconate aldolase — MGIDSVVKAGPVIPVLQFQSVDEGVKVCRALYEGGIRTFEITMRTPVALDVIGAVVNDLGSDAIVGAGTLTRPEHFQQAKDAGAVFAVSPGITPMLAVAQAKTELDWLPGIATPSELILALEFGLTTLKFFPAEAAGGIPMLKSIYGPFGDVRFCPTGGITPQSAPDYLALPNVVCVGGSWMVPKDKVAAGDWAGITALAKEAAALKR; from the coding sequence GTGGGTATCGATTCCGTCGTCAAGGCCGGCCCGGTCATCCCGGTGCTGCAGTTCCAATCTGTCGATGAAGGCGTCAAGGTGTGCCGCGCGCTGTACGAGGGCGGTATCCGCACGTTCGAGATCACGATGCGCACGCCGGTGGCGCTGGATGTGATTGGTGCGGTAGTGAATGACCTGGGCAGCGACGCCATCGTCGGCGCCGGCACGCTCACGCGGCCGGAGCATTTCCAGCAGGCGAAGGATGCCGGTGCGGTGTTCGCGGTATCGCCTGGCATTACGCCGATGTTGGCCGTGGCACAGGCGAAGACCGAGCTGGATTGGCTGCCCGGCATCGCCACGCCGTCCGAGCTGATCCTGGCGCTGGAGTTCGGCCTGACGACGCTCAAGTTCTTCCCGGCCGAAGCGGCGGGCGGCATCCCGATGCTCAAGTCGATCTACGGGCCGTTCGGCGATGTGCGTTTCTGCCCGACCGGCGGCATCACGCCGCAAAGCGCGCCAGACTACCTCGCGCTGCCCAACGTGGTGTGCGTGGGCGGCTCGTGGATGGTGCCCAAGGACAAGGTCGCTGCCGGCGACTGGGCAGGCATCACGGCGCTCGCCAAGGAAGCGGCCGCGCTCAAGCGGTAA
- a CDS encoding RidA family protein, with translation MTITRIGVEGGTGTGGQHLPFARAAGADGWLFVSGQTPMVNGEVVGNGIVEQSHQTIKNLLAILAEAGYGPEHVVRCGVWLDDPRDFQSFNKVFKEYFGANPPARACVVSSMVIDCKVEVDCVAYKKP, from the coding sequence ATGACGATTACCCGAATTGGCGTTGAAGGCGGCACCGGCACCGGTGGCCAGCACCTCCCTTTTGCCCGTGCAGCAGGCGCAGACGGCTGGCTGTTCGTGTCGGGCCAGACGCCCATGGTGAATGGCGAGGTGGTCGGCAACGGCATCGTCGAGCAATCGCACCAGACCATCAAGAACCTGCTGGCGATCCTGGCCGAAGCGGGCTACGGGCCGGAGCACGTCGTGCGCTGCGGCGTGTGGCTGGATGATCCGCGCGACTTCCAGTCGTTCAACAAGGTGTTCAAGGAGTACTTCGGCGCCAACCCGCCCGCGCGCGCCTGCGTGGTGTCGAGCATGGTCATCGACTGCAAGGTCGAAGTCGATTGCGTGGCCTACAAGAAGCCGTAA
- the ribB gene encoding 3,4-dihydroxy-2-butanone-4-phosphate synthase produces MLSTQQSPAVHPPALPAANVAFDAIEARFDPADMPARMAAALDAVRLGVPVVVLDDADRENEADLIVAADKLTQASMAMLIRECSGIVCLCLTAEKSASLGLRPMVEDNRSQYGTAFTVSIEARTGVSTGVSAADRITTIRAAIAADADTQSVVSPGHVFPLVAKEGGVLARRGHTEGSVDLARLAGLPPAAVLCELMLPDGTMARRDDAVRFADQHNLPVLTIEDIVQYREQMERAVSFV; encoded by the coding sequence ATGTTGTCCACTCAGCAATCCCCAGCAGTTCACCCACCCGCATTGCCTGCCGCGAATGTGGCGTTTGACGCCATCGAAGCCCGCTTCGATCCGGCCGACATGCCTGCGCGCATGGCCGCCGCCCTCGACGCGGTGCGGCTTGGCGTGCCCGTTGTCGTGCTCGACGATGCCGATCGCGAAAACGAGGCCGACCTCATCGTCGCCGCCGACAAGCTCACGCAGGCCAGCATGGCCATGCTCATTCGCGAGTGCAGCGGCATCGTCTGCCTGTGCCTGACGGCGGAGAAGAGTGCGTCGCTGGGCCTGCGCCCGATGGTGGAAGACAACCGCAGCCAGTACGGCACGGCGTTCACGGTGTCGATCGAGGCACGCACGGGCGTGAGTACCGGCGTATCTGCGGCGGACCGCATCACGACCATCCGCGCAGCCATCGCGGCAGATGCCGATACGCAATCGGTCGTCAGCCCGGGGCACGTATTTCCGCTGGTGGCGAAGGAGGGTGGAGTATTGGCGCGGCGCGGGCATACCGAAGGCTCGGTCGACCTGGCACGTCTGGCGGGCTTGCCGCCGGCCGCCGTGCTATGCGAACTGATGCTGCCCGACGGCACCATGGCGCGCCGCGACGACGCGGTGCGCTTCGCCGATCAGCACAACCTGCCGGTGCTGACCATCGAAGATATCGTTCAATATCGGGAGCAGATGGAGCGCGCGGTCAGCTTCGTCTGA
- a CDS encoding putative hemolysin, whose product MKRAVCLVKDAGQARVTAAVAACLLAMGLAACSSPMPPWEPPRTIIQPAPPPPRPAPAPATPLPPSPAMQPAASQPPAYAAPAAADTEPPRAIPGMANPASTYCLQRGGQLEFSTRANGAEVGTCVSPGGDECEEWAFLRGSCTW is encoded by the coding sequence ATGAAACGCGCTGTCTGTCTCGTCAAGGATGCTGGCCAGGCCCGCGTGACCGCCGCCGTTGCCGCGTGTTTGTTGGCGATGGGTCTGGCGGCTTGCTCGTCGCCGATGCCTCCGTGGGAGCCGCCGCGCACGATCATCCAACCCGCACCCCCGCCGCCGAGGCCCGCACCCGCGCCGGCTACCCCGCTGCCACCGTCGCCTGCCATGCAGCCGGCGGCAAGCCAGCCGCCGGCCTACGCGGCACCGGCTGCCGCCGACACCGAACCCCCCCGCGCAATACCGGGTATGGCGAACCCGGCATCCACGTATTGCCTCCAGCGGGGCGGTCAGCTTGAGTTTTCCACACGTGCCAATGGCGCCGAGGTGGGAACCTGCGTAAGCCCCGGCGGAGACGAATGCGAAGAATGGGCGTTCCTGCGCGGCAGTTGCACGTGGTAA